From a region of the Arachis ipaensis cultivar K30076 chromosome B09, Araip1.1, whole genome shotgun sequence genome:
- the LOC107616354 gene encoding uncharacterized protein LOC107616354 — protein MRLSIGTIASDQDETEQFGEWLLKVGDGLIGDNMDGFFKARTILAPTLDIVEEVNNHLMAIILGGKKLYLSSDSISMDEGNMESQLDLYGPELLNSINCSGLLPHKLILKVGVPMMLLRNIDQSSGLCNGTRLQVRKLGNHVIECEVLMGNNVGHIALIPRMNIVPTNETVPVRFQRRQFP, from the exons atgAGACTCTCTATAGGGACGATTGCTTCAGATCAAGATGAGACAGAGCAATTTGGTGAGTGGTTATTGAAAGTTGGTGATGGTCTAATAGGTGACAATATGGATG GTTTTTTCAAAGCAAGAACTATACTGGCTCCCACACTAGACATTGTTGAAGAGGTCAACAACCATCTGATGGCTATCATTCTTGGAGGGAAAAAGTTATATCTTAGTTCGGATTCCATTAGTATGGATGAAGGGAATATGGAGAGTCAACTAGATCTCTATGGTCCTGAATTACTGAATAGCATAAATTGTTCTGGTTTGCTTCCACATAAATTAATACTCAAGGTTGGTGTTCCGATGATGTTACTAAGGAATATTGACCAATCCAGTGGTCTTTGTAATGGTACAAGGCTACAAGTTAGGAAGCTTGGAAATCATGTCATAGAATGTGAAGTCTTAATGGGTAACAATGTTGGTCATATTGCTTTGATTCCAAGAATGAATATAGTACCAACAAATGAAACCGTCCCAGTTAGATTCCAACGAAGACAGTTTCCATAA